The following DNA comes from Castanea sativa cultivar Marrone di Chiusa Pesio chromosome 10, ASM4071231v1.
TGGCTCCATATAATTAAAGCTCAGGaaattttgtttgggttttacATGTAGTCACTCTATTGGCAATTGGCATTTTGTTTGTGTAAGTATGTTGGaacatggattttttttgttttgttttgttttgagaacCAGAAATGTAACAGTGAAAATTTTATTGCAGCTTATGTGCCTTGCGGATCTAGAGTTTGATTATATAAACCCTTATGACTCTTCATCTCGAATAAATAGAGTGATTTTGCCAGAGTTCATCACACAGGGAGTGTTATGCTTATTCTATCTTTTAACGGGGCATTGGTTTATGTCACTGATATCTGTTCCATACCTCTACTACAATGTGAGACAGTAAGTTTATGTCTTCAAACTTCACCAAATATGAGATTATGTGTCTAGCGGAAAATGTTTATATCAGGATTTTGCTTCTCTTATTagtgatgtgtcataatttttgGGATAAATTCTGGAAAACTCCTTTGATGTTTGTGACAACGTAAATTACCTGTCCTAATATAATGTGGAAATAGCATTGGAGTAAAGGGGGATATTTACAAGCAAGATGTGGATAACATATATATTGTTGCCATGATGTCACTAGttattacttatccaaaaaaaaaaaaaaatgagcactTGTAGTGGTCATGTCTTGTTGTCTTGACTTCTGGAGAAGCTAGAATGTGCTAAGTTTCATGATCTTGCTAATTTCTGCCCTAAATGTGACTAGGTACTTGCAAAGAAAACATCTGGTAGATGTCACTGAGATATTCAACTTGCTTCATTGGGAAAAGAAGCAGCGGCTCTTCAAActcttttatcttatttttctgCTCTTTCTCACCATATTTTGGTACTGTCACCAGATACAAATTACTTTTTGTTTCtcagaaatttatttttaaaaattttgattctacATAAAAAGATTGTTTGACTCTTGTTTGTACTTCTGTTGTAGGATGATTCTAACTGCATTGGATGAGCATGATTAATTGGGGGCTATTGCTTATGGAGTAATACTGGAGGGTCTTAAATCTCAATCCT
Coding sequences within:
- the LOC142613044 gene encoding protein cornichon homolog 4; translation: MAELYSWLVSFFVLIALLVVIVYQLMCLADLEFDYINPYDSSSRINRVILPEFITQGVLCLFYLLTGHWFMSLISVPYLYYNVRQYLQRKHLVDVTEIFNLLHWEKKQRLFKLFYLIFLLFLTIFWMILTALDEHD